Proteins from one Triticum aestivum cultivar Chinese Spring chromosome 7A, IWGSC CS RefSeq v2.1, whole genome shotgun sequence genomic window:
- the LOC123146935 gene encoding uncharacterized protein, with amino-acid sequence MAATLSSVSASSKHCSVVRAQHSSLPSILSTSPAKKTAFRGVSLVDSRWLRRGGARRRLVQVNAKTAGAAKNIEVEVDKPLGLTLGQKSGGGVVITGVESGGNAARAGLKSGDQVLYTSSFFGDELWPADKLGFTKTAIQAKPDSVYFVVSRGGGDIDVKRLPKRPAPPRFGRKLSDSQKARATHICLDCGYIYFLPKAFEEQPDEYGCPQCNAPKKRFARYDVESGKPIGGALPPLTVIVSLVIGIAGIGALLVYGLQ; translated from the exons ATGGCGGCCACGCTCTCCTCCGTGTCGGCCTCATCCAAGCACTGCTCCGTCGTCAGGGCTCAGCACTCGTCACTTCCTTCCATCCTCTCAACATCACCAGCC AAGAAAACTGCCTTCCGTGGGGTTTCCTTGGTGGACAGCAGATGGTTgcgcaggggcggcgcgcggcgaaGGCTGGTGCAGGTGAATGCCAAGACCGCCGGCGCGGCCAAGAACATCGAGGTGGAGGTCGACAAGCCGCTCGGCCTCACCCTTGGCCAGAAgtccggcggcggcgtcgtcatcACC GGTGTGGAGTCCGGAGGGAATGCAGCAAGAGCAGGGCTCAAGTCAGGCGACCAAGTGCTCTACACAAGCAGCTTCTTCGGTGATGAATTGTGGCCGGCAGACAAGCTGGGATTCACCAAGACAGCCATCCAAGCAAAGCCAGACTCTGTATACTTTGTAGTAAGCAG AGGTGGTGGTGATATTGATGTGAAGCGCCTGCCCAAGAGGCCGGCGCCCCCTCGGTTTGGCCGGAAGTTATCTGATTCACAGAAG GCTAGAGCAACACACATCTGCCTTGATTGTGGATACATATACTTTCTACCCAAGGCTTTTGAAGAACAG CCTGATGAATATGGCTGTCCCCAGTGCAATGCGCCAAAGAAGCGATTCGCGAGATACGACGTAGAGTCTGGGAAGCCCATTGGCGGTGCACTGCCACCTCTTACGGTGATAGTCAGTTTGGTTATCGGCATCGCTGGCATAGGGGCTTTACTTGTATATGGCCTTCAATAG